One Mucilaginibacter ginkgonis genomic region harbors:
- a CDS encoding IS3 family transposase (programmed frameshift), with protein MKVKGEASHLKYSEAFRRSVVAEYERGLLNKDQLQAKYGIKGNSRLLEWCRKYGKLHYPKAGALGRPMKDPQKQRIKDLEKELADTKLKLIAYQKLIEIAEQEEGISILKKGRSQTIKELARTYPRKVSTFCELFGYNKQSYYKAQTQYYSTENRQKQAKALVLGLRRQMPRLGTRKLHYLLKGELSIGRDKLFKLLRTEGLLVGKRRRYTVTTNSKHWMHKYPNLVKGTALTRPEQVWVADITYIDTSEDGHGYLHLITDAYSKQIMGYELCGNMEASSTLKALQMAIANRQYHSQALIHHSDRGLQYCSKLYTDHLKSNNISISMTENGNPYENAIAERVNGILKDEFGFSDQLNNISQAFKLAAQSVHIYNNNRPHLSCNMLTPAQMHQQNKIKLKSYNKKAQTSLVDV; from the exons ATTAAAGTAAAAGGAGAAGCCTCGCATTTAAAGTATAGCGAGGCATTCAGGCGATCTGTCGTCGCCGAGTATGAACGCGGGCTGCTGAACAAGGACCAATTGCAGGCCAAGTATGGAATAAAGGGTAATTCGAGATTATTGGAATGGTGCCGCAAGTATGGTAAATTGCACTACCCCAAAGCAGGAGCATTAGGCCGCCCAATGAAAGACCCGCAAAAGCAACGCATAAAAGACCTGGAGAAAGAGTTGGCTGACACTAAACTGAAGCTGATCGCTTATCAGAAGCTGATCGAGATCGCCGAACAGGAAGAAGGGATCAGCATCTTAAAAAAAG GACGCAGCCAAACGATCAAAGAGCTTGCCAGGACCTACCCAAGAAAAGTAAGTACGTTCTGTGAGTTGTTTGGCTATAATAAACAATCTTATTATAAAGCACAAACCCAGTACTATTCGACAGAGAACAGGCAGAAGCAGGCAAAGGCCTTGGTTCTTGGGCTGCGACGGCAAATGCCGCGGCTGGGAACCAGAAAGCTGCACTACCTGCTAAAAGGTGAACTAAGCATCGGCAGGGACAAGCTGTTTAAGTTGCTCAGGACAGAGGGACTGCTGGTCGGCAAAAGAAGACGTTATACGGTCACTACCAATTCAAAACACTGGATGCATAAGTACCCTAACCTGGTCAAAGGAACAGCACTTACCCGACCTGAGCAGGTATGGGTAGCTGATATTACTTATATTGATACCAGTGAAGATGGCCATGGCTACCTGCACCTGATCACTGATGCTTATTCTAAGCAGATCATGGGTTATGAACTATGCGGGAACATGGAAGCATCATCTACATTAAAGGCGCTACAAATGGCGATAGCGAACAGGCAATACCATAGTCAGGCACTCATTCACCATTCAGACCGGGGGTTGCAATATTGCAGCAAACTTTACACTGACCATTTAAAAAGCAACAATATCAGCATCAGCATGACAGAGAACGGCAACCCATATGAGAATGCGATAGCTGAGCGTGTAAATGGCATCCTTAAAGATGAATTTGGGTTTTCAGATCAATTGAACAACATCAGCCAGGCTTTCAAGCTGGCGGCTCAAAGCGTACACATCTACAATAATAACCGGCCACACCTGAGTTGTAATATGCTAACCCCTGCTCAAATGCATCAACAAAACAAGATCAAATTGAAATCTTACAATAAAAAAGCTCAAACATCTTTGGTGGATGTTTGA
- a CDS encoding nucleotidyltransferase, which yields MDIFDEEILRFWKSLQDNNVRYIMIGGYATNLHGYPRFTGDLDIWIEDNIPNRKNLRQAFFDCDMGDYPMVETMQFVPGWTEFNLNNGLVLDIIVEMKGLEGYTFNECLELASIADIDNIKVPFLHINQLLANKKAVNRPKDQLDVINLERIKKLRGE from the coding sequence GTGGATATCTTCGACGAAGAAATTTTACGGTTTTGGAAAAGCCTGCAAGATAATAATGTTAGGTATATCATGATAGGTGGTTATGCCACAAACTTGCATGGTTATCCAAGATTTACAGGTGATTTGGATATTTGGATTGAAGACAACATTCCAAACCGTAAAAATTTAAGACAGGCGTTTTTTGATTGCGATATGGGTGATTACCCAATGGTAGAAACCATGCAATTTGTTCCAGGATGGACGGAATTTAATTTAAACAACGGGTTAGTATTAGATATCATAGTCGAAATGAAAGGACTTGAAGGTTACACCTTTAACGAATGTTTAGAATTAGCTTCTATAGCAGATATAGATAATATTAAGGTTCCTTTTCTGCATATCAATCAACTTCTCGCTAATAAAAAAGCTGTTAACAGACCTAAAGATCAACTTGATGTGATAAATCTTGAGCGAATTAAAAAATTAAGAGGAGAATAA
- a CDS encoding sigma-70 family RNA polymerase sigma factor, which translates to MRQLKITQSITNRESQSLDKYLHEIGKVDLITAEEEVILAQKIREGDQAALERLTKTNLRFVVSVAKQYQNQGLTLGDLINEGNLGLIKAAKRFDETKGFKFISYAVWWIRQSILQAIAEQSRIVRLPLNQVGSLSKISKAFSKLEQEYEREPSPEELADILETTVDKISDTLSNSGRHVSMDAPFVQGEENTLLDVLENQEPNTDSILINESLSEEIKRSLSTLTEREREIIVLFFGLGSNHPLSLEEIGEKFNLTRERVRQIKDKALQRLRHTSRSKILKSYLG; encoded by the coding sequence ATGAGACAACTCAAAATAACGCAATCAATTACCAACCGTGAGAGCCAGTCGCTCGACAAATATCTTCACGAAATTGGTAAGGTTGACCTAATCACTGCCGAAGAAGAAGTAATATTAGCACAAAAGATACGCGAGGGCGATCAGGCTGCCTTAGAGCGGTTAACAAAAACCAACCTCCGTTTTGTGGTTTCTGTTGCTAAACAATATCAAAATCAAGGACTCACATTGGGCGATTTGATCAATGAAGGTAACTTGGGTTTGATAAAGGCAGCTAAGCGTTTTGACGAAACCAAAGGTTTTAAGTTTATCTCGTATGCCGTATGGTGGATTCGCCAGTCAATTTTACAAGCTATTGCAGAACAATCACGTATTGTGCGTTTACCATTAAACCAGGTAGGTTCTTTAAGCAAGATCAGCAAGGCATTTTCAAAACTGGAGCAAGAGTATGAGCGCGAGCCATCTCCCGAAGAATTAGCTGACATCTTAGAAACTACTGTCGACAAAATTTCTGATACGTTAAGCAACTCGGGTCGCCATGTTTCTATGGATGCGCCGTTTGTACAAGGCGAAGAAAACACTTTGCTGGATGTATTAGAGAACCAGGAGCCAAACACAGACTCTATCCTTATCAATGAATCATTGTCAGAAGAGATCAAACGTTCACTATCTACGTTAACAGAGCGCGAGCGTGAGATCATCGTGTTGTTCTTTGGCTTGGGAAGCAATCACCCATTGTCATTGGAAGAGATTGGCGAAAAATTCAATTTAACACGTGAGCGTGTTCGCCAGATCAAAGACAAAGCATTACAGCGTTTAAGGCATACCTCAAGAAGCAAAATTCTTAAGTCATATTTAGGTTAA
- a CDS encoding MBL fold metallo-hydrolase codes for MTLHTIDTGFFKLDGGAMFGVVPKSIWQKTNPADENNMCTWAMRCLLVEDGKRLILIDTGIGDKQSEKFFSHYYLHGDVTLERSLNSKGFTADDITDVFLTHLHFDHVGGAVKRNNENLILAFKNATYWSNAKHWDWATKPNEREKASFLSENILPIQQSGQLKFINVSEQTNFLDGFDVRFVSGHTESMMLPLINYKGQQILYMADLLPSVGHLPIPYVMSYDMFPLTTMAERHSFFNEAAEKEYVMFLEHDAVNECCTVQQTEKGIRVKNTFKLSEL; via the coding sequence ATGACGCTACACACCATCGACACCGGATTCTTTAAATTAGATGGAGGCGCTATGTTTGGCGTTGTACCCAAATCCATTTGGCAAAAAACTAATCCGGCCGATGAAAATAATATGTGTACCTGGGCAATGCGCTGTTTGCTGGTTGAAGATGGTAAAAGGCTGATACTGATCGATACTGGTATAGGTGACAAGCAAAGCGAAAAATTTTTTAGTCACTACTACCTTCATGGTGATGTTACTCTTGAAAGATCGTTAAACTCTAAAGGCTTCACTGCTGATGACATTACGGATGTGTTTTTAACCCATCTGCACTTTGACCATGTTGGAGGTGCTGTAAAACGCAACAATGAAAATCTTATCCTTGCTTTTAAAAATGCCACATATTGGAGCAATGCTAAGCATTGGGACTGGGCTACAAAACCAAATGAGCGCGAAAAAGCATCATTTCTTTCAGAAAACATTTTACCGATACAACAAAGCGGACAACTAAAATTTATTAATGTTTCTGAGCAAACTAATTTTTTAGATGGTTTTGATGTACGCTTTGTATCGGGCCATACAGAATCTATGATGTTGCCGCTTATTAATTATAAAGGCCAACAGATTTTGTACATGGCAGATCTGTTGCCTTCTGTTGGGCACTTGCCTATCCCCTATGTAATGTCTTATGATATGTTTCCGCTGACAACCATGGCAGAAAGGCATTCATTTTTTAACGAAGCTGCGGAAAAAGAATACGTGATGTTCTTAGAGCACGATGCTGTTAACGAATGCTGTACGGTGCAGCAAACAGAAAAAGGCATAAGGGTTAAAAACACATTTAAATTATCCGAGTTATAA